One segment of Panicum virgatum strain AP13 chromosome 3K, P.virgatum_v5, whole genome shotgun sequence DNA contains the following:
- the LOC120697637 gene encoding stem 28 kDa glycoprotein-like: MHTQSAQGDPIEDRALSMASAKLLVTALAALLAAAGGAGARELSRLEMTSAEMIADGGGMPLIHMLRPLRGSGGRLGRRAGVPCDSWRFAVETNSVRGWSTIPARCESYVGNYMMGGHYRRDSRAVVDEAVAYAEGLQLAGDGREVWVFDVDETTLSNLPYYAKHGFGAEPYNSTLFGAYVQEASAPALPETKRLYDRLLALGIKPVILTGRREDKREATARNLAAAGYTGYEKLLLKPQDARVHAVEFKSGERQKLEDAGYVIVGNIGDQWSDLLGAPEGARTFKLPDPMYYIG; the protein is encoded by the exons ATGCACACGCAGAGCGCACAAGGCGATCCAATTGAAGACCGAGCACTGTCGATGGCATCGGCCAAGCTCCTCGTCACCGCCCTCGCGGCCCTGCTGGCGGccgccggtggcgccggcgcgAGGGAGTTGAGTCGGCTCGAGATGACGTCCGCCGAGATgatcgccgacggcggcggcatgccGCTGATCCACATGCTCCGCCCGCTGCGGGGCTCCGGCGGCCGCCTGGGCCGGCGCGCCGGCGTGCCGTGCGACAGCTGGCGGTTCGCCGTGGAGACCAACTCCGTGCGCGGCTGGAGCACCATCCCCGCCCGCTGCGAGAGCTACGTCGGCAACTACATGATGGGCGGCCACTACCGGCGCGACTCCCGCGCCGTCGTCGACGAGGCCGTCGCCTACGCCGAGGGCctgcagctcgccggcgacggcagggAGGTCTGGGTGTTCGACGTCGACGAGACCACGCTCTCCAACCTCCCCTACTACGCCAAGCACGGCTTCGG GGCCGAGCCGTACAACTCGACGCTGTTCGGCGCGTACGTGCAGGAGGCGAGCGCGCCGGCGCTGCCGGAGACGAAGCGGTTGTACGACAGGCTGCTGGCGCTGGGCATCAAGCCGGTGATCCTGACGGGGCGGCGCGAGGACAAGcgggaggccacggcgaggaacctcgccgccgcggggtaCACCGGCTACGAGAAGCTCCTGCTCAAGCCGCAGGACGCGAGGGTGCACGCGGTGGAGTTCAAGTCCGGCGAGAGGCAGAAGCTGGAGGACGCCGGGTACGTCATCGTCGGCAACATCGGGGACCAGTGGAGCGACCTGCTCGGCGCGCCGGAGGGCGCTCGCACCTTCAAGCTGCCGGACCCCATGTACTACATCGGCTAG
- the LOC120697638 gene encoding acid phosphatase 1-like produces MATARLVLLAALVAATAWELPPSLRVAAAPVAIHALRPLVGSAGDLGRRGGVPCDSWRLAVEANNKRDWKTVPADCEGYVGHYMLGGHYRQDSRVVVDEAVAYAEGLKLGGGGREVWVFDIDETSLSNLPYYATHGFGTKPYNATSFNEYVLEGSAPALPETLRLFRKLIALGIKPVFLTGRTEDQRAVTVANLRRQGYSGWEKLLLKPLGSKATAVAYKSGERRKLEDAGFVVVGNIGDQWSDILGAPEGARTFKLPDPLYYIG; encoded by the exons ATGGCGACGGCcaggctcgtcctcctcgcggCCCTCGTGGCCGCCACCGCATGGGAGCTGCCGCCGAGCCtccgggtggcggcggcgccggtggcgaTCCACGCGCTGCGCCCGCTGGTGGGCTCCGCCGGGGACctgggccggcgcggcggcgtgccgtGCGACAGCTGGCGGCTGGCCGTGGAGGCGAATAACAAGCGCGACTGGAAGACGGTGCCGGCCGACTGCGAGGGCTACGTCGGCCACTACATGCTCGGCGGGCACTACCGCCAGGACTCccgcgtcgtcgtcgacgaGGCCGTCGCGTACGCCGAGGggctcaagctcggcggcggcggcagggaggtGTGGGTGTTCGACATCGACGAGACGTCCCTCTCCAACCTCCCCTACTACGCCACCCATGGCTTCGG CACTAAGCCGTACAACGCAACGAGCTTCAACGAGTACGTGCTGGAGGGCAGCGCGCCGGCGCTGCCGGAGACGCTGCGGCTCTTCAGGAAGCTCATCGCCCTCGGCATCAAGCCGGTGTTCCTGACGGGCCGCACCGAGGACCAGCGGGCCGTCACCGTGGCCAACCTCCGCCGCCAGGGCTACTCCGGGTGGGAGAAGCTCCTGCTCAAGCCCCTCGGGTCCAaggccaccgccgtcgcctaCAAGTCCGGCGAGCGCCGGAAGCTGGAGGACGCCGGGTTCGTCGTCGTCGGCAACATCGGGGACCAGTGGAGCGACATCCTCGGCGCTCCGGAGGGGGCGCGCACCTTCAAGCTGCCCGACCCGCTGTACTACATCGGCTGA
- the LOC120697643 gene encoding acid phosphatase 1-like, with the protein MAMAKLVLLLVALAGSSCAAWELNIRMPAARLDGEVRDAAAPLIHALRPLVGSAGDLGRRGGVACDSWRLAVEAYNKRDWKTVPASCEGYVGHYMLGGHYRRDSRVVVDEAVAYAEGLELTGNGREVWVFDIDETSLSNLPYYATHGFGTEPFNATSFNAYVMEGSAVALPETRRLFRKLVSLGVKPVFLTGRSEEQRAVTAANLRCQGYAGWEKLLLKPLGFKGTAVAFKSGERRKLEDAGYVIVGNIGDQWSDILGAPEGARTFKLPDPLYYIG; encoded by the exons ATGGCGATGGCCaagctcgtcctcctcctcgtggcCCTCGCCGGCTCCTCCTGCGCCGCGTGGGAGCTCAACATCCGGATGCCCGCGGCGCGCTTGGACGGCGAGGtcagggacgcggcggcgccgctgatcCACGCGCTGCGCCCGCTGGTGGGCTCCGCCGGGGACctgggccggcgcggcggcgtcgcgtgCGACAGCTGGCGGCTGGCCGTGGAGGCGTACAACAAGCGGGACTGGAAGACGGTGCCGGCCAGCTGCGAGGGCTACGTCGGCCACTACATGCTCGGCGGGCACTACCGCCGGGACTCccgcgtcgtcgtcgacgaGGCCGTCGCCTACGCCGAGGGGCTCGAGCTCACCGGCAACGGCAGGGAGGTGTGGGTGTTCGACATCGACGAGACCTCGCTCTCCAACCTCCCCTACTACGCCACCCACGGCTTCGG CACCGAGCCGTTCAACGCGACGAGCTTCAACGCGTACGTGATGGAGGGCAGCGCGGTGGCGCTGCCGGAGACGCGGCGGCTCTTCAGGAAGCTCGTCTCGCTCGGCGTCAAGCCGGTGTTCCTGACGGGCCGGAGCGAGGAGCAGAGGGCCGTCACGGCCGCGAACCTCCGCTGCCAGGGCTACGCCGGCTGGGAGAAGCTCCTGCTCAAGCCCCTCGGGTTCAAGGGCACCGCCGTCGCCTTCAAGTCCGGCGAGCGCCGGAAGCTGGAGGACGCTGGGTACGTCATCGTCGGCAACATCGGCGACCAGTGGAGCGACATCCTCGGCGCGCCGGAGGGGGCGCGCACCTTCAAGCTGCCCGACCCCCTCTACTACATCGGCTGA
- the LOC120697644 gene encoding NAC domain-containing protein 75-like isoform X3, which translates to MNRGHSGSMISSCGTSELTDEKNKDSQTSASRHCPSCGHSLDCNPKDMIGLPAGVKFDPSDQELIEHLESLVEEGGSRAHPLINDFIPTIQGDDGICYTHPENLPGVTRNGLSKHFFHRPSKAYTTGTRKRRRIQSEHGSHGSEDVGEARWHKTGKTRPVIVGGRQKGCKKILVLYSSYGKQGKPKKTNWVMHQYHLGDQEEKDGELVVSKVFYQTQLRSTTVTVEHHTRDGDEKVAETSKAMQNVLPGFVADTTAVTIAMVPQQQQQQKRQRQPDGQCSFAPAKMSHEVGVVGGQVADDQGEKRDNHHIPSQHNVLSDLHAKPVPTMSFHVGTPLNTVSTAISPQARDRSVVLDSRFCYPAILHRNERNQEQQQKVGRRSAEMEGLIIACQSASSTEAGASPERPYQHNWPPDQPRSTSITM; encoded by the exons ATGAACAGGGGGCACTCAGGTTCCATGATCAGCAGCTGCGGCACCTCCGAGCTCACCGACGAGAAGAACAAGGACAGCCAGACCTCGGCTTCCCGGCACTGCCCAAGCTGTGGACACAGCCTCGACTGCAATCCG AAGGACATGATTGGTCTTCCTGCTGGTGTCAAGTTTGATCCGTCAGATCAGGAGCTGATAGAGCACCTTGAGTCCTTGGTGGAGGAAGGAGGCTCCAGAGCTCACCCTCTCATAAATGATTTTATACCCACCATACAAGGAGATGATGGCATTTGCTACACTCATCCTGAGAATCTCCCAG GTGTGACAAGAAATGGCCTCAGCAAGCACTTCTTCCACAGGCCATCCAAAGCCTATACCACTGGCACAAGGAAGAGGAGAAGGATCCAGTCAGAGCATGGATCGCATGGCAGTGAAGATGTTGGCGAGGCGCGGTGGCACAAGACTGGCAAGACACGCCCGGTGATCGTGGGAGGGCGGCAGAAGGGGTGCAAGAAGATCCTGGTGTTGTACAGTAGCTACGGAAAACAAGGGAAACCGAAGAAGACCAACTGGGTGATGCACCAGTACCACCTCGGGGACCAGGAGGAGAAGGATGGAGAACTGGTCGTGTCCAAGGTCTTCTACCAGACGCAGCTGCGTTCTACCACGGTAACGGTGGAGCATCACACGAGGGATGGTGATGAAAAGGTGGCAGAGACATCGAAGGCAATGCAGAATGTGCTTCCTGGCTTTGTGGCTGATACCACAGCGGTGACTATCGCCATGgtgccacagcagcagcagcagcagaaacgGCAGAGGCAGCCTGATGGCCAATGCAGCTTTGCTCCTGCCAAGATGTCTCATGAG GTTGGTGTAGTAGGCGGTCAGGTAGCAGATGATCAAGGAGAAAAGCGAGACAACCACCATATACCATCACAACATAATGTCTTATCAGATCTGCATGCAAAACCAGTACCCACCATGTCTTTCCATGTCGGTACACCATTGAACACAGTTTCAACAGCGATATCACCTCAAGCGCGAGATAGGTCAGTCGTCCTGGACAGTAGGTTCTGTTATCCAGcaatccttcaccgaaatgaAAGGAACCAG gagcagcagcagaaggTGGGCCGCAGATCTGCTGAAATGGAAGGATTGATAATTGCCTGCCAATCAGCAAGCAGTACAGAAGCA GGAGCATCACCTGAACGGCCTTATCAACACAACTGGCCTCCTGATCAGCCAAGATCAACATCAATTACAATGTAG
- the LOC120697644 gene encoding NAC domain-containing protein 75-like isoform X1, with the protein MNRGHSGSMISSCGTSELTDEKNKDSQTSASRHCPSCGHSLDCNPDMIGLPAGVKFDPSDQELIEHLESLVEEGGSRAHPLINDFIPTIQGDDGICYTHPENLPGVTRNGLSKHFFHRPSKAYTTGTRKRRRIQSEHGSHGSEDVGEARWHKTGKTRPVIVGGRQKGCKKILVLYSSYGKQGKPKKTNWVMHQYHLGDQEEKDGELVVSKVFYQTQLRSTTVTVEHHTRDGDEKVAETSKAMQNVLPGFVADTTAVTIAMVPQQQQQQKRQRQPDGQCSFAPAKMSHEVGVVGGQVADDQGEKRDNHHIPSQHNVLSDLHAKPVPTMSFHVGTPLNTVSTAISPQARDRSVVLDSRFCYPAILHRNERNQEQQQKVGRRSAEMEGLIIACQSASSTEAGASPERPYQHNWPPDQPRSTSITM; encoded by the exons ATGAACAGGGGGCACTCAGGTTCCATGATCAGCAGCTGCGGCACCTCCGAGCTCACCGACGAGAAGAACAAGGACAGCCAGACCTCGGCTTCCCGGCACTGCCCAAGCTGTGGACACAGCCTCGACTGCAATCCG GACATGATTGGTCTTCCTGCTGGTGTCAAGTTTGATCCGTCAGATCAGGAGCTGATAGAGCACCTTGAGTCCTTGGTGGAGGAAGGAGGCTCCAGAGCTCACCCTCTCATAAATGATTTTATACCCACCATACAAGGAGATGATGGCATTTGCTACACTCATCCTGAGAATCTCCCAG GTGTGACAAGAAATGGCCTCAGCAAGCACTTCTTCCACAGGCCATCCAAAGCCTATACCACTGGCACAAGGAAGAGGAGAAGGATCCAGTCAGAGCATGGATCGCATGGCAGTGAAGATGTTGGCGAGGCGCGGTGGCACAAGACTGGCAAGACACGCCCGGTGATCGTGGGAGGGCGGCAGAAGGGGTGCAAGAAGATCCTGGTGTTGTACAGTAGCTACGGAAAACAAGGGAAACCGAAGAAGACCAACTGGGTGATGCACCAGTACCACCTCGGGGACCAGGAGGAGAAGGATGGAGAACTGGTCGTGTCCAAGGTCTTCTACCAGACGCAGCTGCGTTCTACCACGGTAACGGTGGAGCATCACACGAGGGATGGTGATGAAAAGGTGGCAGAGACATCGAAGGCAATGCAGAATGTGCTTCCTGGCTTTGTGGCTGATACCACAGCGGTGACTATCGCCATGgtgccacagcagcagcagcagcagaaacgGCAGAGGCAGCCTGATGGCCAATGCAGCTTTGCTCCTGCCAAGATGTCTCATGAG GTTGGTGTAGTAGGCGGTCAGGTAGCAGATGATCAAGGAGAAAAGCGAGACAACCACCATATACCATCACAACATAATGTCTTATCAGATCTGCATGCAAAACCAGTACCCACCATGTCTTTCCATGTCGGTACACCATTGAACACAGTTTCAACAGCGATATCACCTCAAGCGCGAGATAGGTCAGTCGTCCTGGACAGTAGGTTCTGTTATCCAGcaatccttcaccgaaatgaAAGGAACCAG gagcagcagcagaaggTGGGCCGCAGATCTGCTGAAATGGAAGGATTGATAATTGCCTGCCAATCAGCAAGCAGTACAGAAGCA GGAGCATCACCTGAACGGCCTTATCAACACAACTGGCCTCCTGATCAGCCAAGATCAACATCAATTACAATGTAG
- the LOC120697644 gene encoding NAC domain-containing protein 75-like isoform X2, whose product MGHSGSMISSCGTSELTDEKNKDSQTSASRHCPSCGHSLDCNPKDMIGLPAGVKFDPSDQELIEHLESLVEEGGSRAHPLINDFIPTIQGDDGICYTHPENLPGVTRNGLSKHFFHRPSKAYTTGTRKRRRIQSEHGSHGSEDVGEARWHKTGKTRPVIVGGRQKGCKKILVLYSSYGKQGKPKKTNWVMHQYHLGDQEEKDGELVVSKVFYQTQLRSTTVTVEHHTRDGDEKVAETSKAMQNVLPGFVADTTAVTIAMVPQQQQQQKRQRQPDGQCSFAPAKMSHEVGVVGGQVADDQGEKRDNHHIPSQHNVLSDLHAKPVPTMSFHVGTPLNTVSTAISPQARDRSVVLDSRFCYPAILHRNERNQEQQQKVGRRSAEMEGLIIACQSASSTEAGASPERPYQHNWPPDQPRSTSITM is encoded by the exons AT GGGGCACTCAGGTTCCATGATCAGCAGCTGCGGCACCTCCGAGCTCACCGACGAGAAGAACAAGGACAGCCAGACCTCGGCTTCCCGGCACTGCCCAAGCTGTGGACACAGCCTCGACTGCAATCCG AAGGACATGATTGGTCTTCCTGCTGGTGTCAAGTTTGATCCGTCAGATCAGGAGCTGATAGAGCACCTTGAGTCCTTGGTGGAGGAAGGAGGCTCCAGAGCTCACCCTCTCATAAATGATTTTATACCCACCATACAAGGAGATGATGGCATTTGCTACACTCATCCTGAGAATCTCCCAG GTGTGACAAGAAATGGCCTCAGCAAGCACTTCTTCCACAGGCCATCCAAAGCCTATACCACTGGCACAAGGAAGAGGAGAAGGATCCAGTCAGAGCATGGATCGCATGGCAGTGAAGATGTTGGCGAGGCGCGGTGGCACAAGACTGGCAAGACACGCCCGGTGATCGTGGGAGGGCGGCAGAAGGGGTGCAAGAAGATCCTGGTGTTGTACAGTAGCTACGGAAAACAAGGGAAACCGAAGAAGACCAACTGGGTGATGCACCAGTACCACCTCGGGGACCAGGAGGAGAAGGATGGAGAACTGGTCGTGTCCAAGGTCTTCTACCAGACGCAGCTGCGTTCTACCACGGTAACGGTGGAGCATCACACGAGGGATGGTGATGAAAAGGTGGCAGAGACATCGAAGGCAATGCAGAATGTGCTTCCTGGCTTTGTGGCTGATACCACAGCGGTGACTATCGCCATGgtgccacagcagcagcagcagcagaaacgGCAGAGGCAGCCTGATGGCCAATGCAGCTTTGCTCCTGCCAAGATGTCTCATGAG GTTGGTGTAGTAGGCGGTCAGGTAGCAGATGATCAAGGAGAAAAGCGAGACAACCACCATATACCATCACAACATAATGTCTTATCAGATCTGCATGCAAAACCAGTACCCACCATGTCTTTCCATGTCGGTACACCATTGAACACAGTTTCAACAGCGATATCACCTCAAGCGCGAGATAGGTCAGTCGTCCTGGACAGTAGGTTCTGTTATCCAGcaatccttcaccgaaatgaAAGGAACCAG gagcagcagcagaaggTGGGCCGCAGATCTGCTGAAATGGAAGGATTGATAATTGCCTGCCAATCAGCAAGCAGTACAGAAGCA GGAGCATCACCTGAACGGCCTTATCAACACAACTGGCCTCCTGATCAGCCAAGATCAACATCAATTACAATGTAG